GGATTTATCAAAACCTAAGCCCATATCAATGGAGTGAGCTAGGGCAGCTACCATAGCGTCACCGGCTCCAACAGTACTTTTAACATCAACTTTTATGCCCCTTGAAAAGATAGAGCATGTTTTATCCAGAAAAAGTGCACCTTTCTCTCCAAGAGAAACTACGACAATTTCTATACCGTACTTATTGATGAGACTTCTGGCAAGATTTACAGCCTGCTTAATACTTTTTACGGAAGTATTAAAAAGTTTCTCTAATTCATTTATGTTAGGTTTTACAAGAAAAGGGCCGGCTTGAACTCCATATTTTAGTAGTTCATCATCAGCATCTAATATTGTCTTAGCTCCAATATCTTTTGCAGACATTATCCATTGGTAATATATATTTTTATGTATGTTTTTTGGAGTACTTCCTGAAAAAACAACTATAGAGTCCTTATTCAGAATTCTAAACAATTTTTCTTTCAGCATGTCAATATATTTTACATCAACATCCGGACCAGGTTCATTAATATCTGTATTGGTTTTTCTGACCTTATCAATTATTTTCAAATTGGTTCTGGTATCCTTTTCCATAAAGATAAAAT
The sequence above is drawn from the Clostridiaceae bacterium genome and encodes:
- the pfkB gene encoding 1-phosphofructokinase, whose amino-acid sequence is MIYTITLNPAVDKTIEIDNFEVGTLNRVSSVRLDAGGKGINVSKVILSLGGKSKALGILGGISGKFIKEYLDHYGVDNDFIFMEKDTRTNLKIIDKVRKTNTDINEPGPDVDVKYIDMLKEKLFRILNKDSIVVFSGSTPKNIHKNIYYQWIMSAKDIGAKTILDADDELLKYGVQAGPFLVKPNINELEKLFNTSVKSIKQAVNLARSLINKYGIEIVVVSLGEKGALFLDKTCSIFSRGIKVDVKSTVGAGDAMVAALAHSIDMGLGFDKSVKLAMATATANVLTSGTQPADYSEIAELEKQITFEYIDF